The Desulfovibrio legallii region ACCGTCAACTGCAATACCAACGCCTCCCGCCCCGAAGCCGTGGCCCGCCTGGCCACGGTCGGGCTCACCAGCCTGCGCGTCAGCCTCAACAGCGCCCGGCCCGACCATTACGCCCGCTACTACCGCCCCACCAACTACAGTCTGGAGGACGTACGCCAGGCCATCCGCACAGGCCGCAGCCTGGGGCTCTGGGTCTCCCTCAACCTGCTCTATTTCCCCGGCATCACCGACACAGAAGCCGAACTGGAAGCTCTGGCCCGTCTGGTGGGCGAAGACGGCGTAAGCATGATTCAATGGCGCAATCTGAATATCGACCCGGAATGGCACTTTCGGCAGATGCACGCCGCTACTGCTGCCCTTGCCCCGGACCCGACGCAGCCCCCTGCGGACGTGCCTGCGGAGGGCCTTGACCCGGAACCCGGCATGGGTCTGACCCGCTTTATGAAACGGCTTAAAAAAGTCTGTCCCTGGCTGCGCTACGGCTACTTCAACCCCTACCTGGGCACGCAGGCCGAGGTTTCCGCGCCCCTGCCGGGCCAATGGGAATTCCCCACGCCGGAAATCGACGCAACGGAAGAGTAGGAAAGGTGGGCAGTTGTGGGGAAAGGGGAGCTTTTGTTCTCAGAAGTCCCCTTCCCCCACAAAAAACTTCTACCCCTTTTTCTGCAGGCCCAGGCGGCGGACCACGGCCGCAGCGCCTTTGCGGGTAAAGTCTTCGAGGCTGCAGTCCTGGCGTTCGGCTTCGGGCAGGAGGAGCTCCGGGCGGTTGGCCAGGCTCTTGTCCGGGGTAACGCCGTAGGCCGGGGGAAAGCTGTCTGAAAAATACATGTCCTGGAAGCCGGAGAATTTGAGCGCGTGGGCTGTGGCGTCCAGCAGGGCGTGTTCGTTGTCGTTCATAAGACCCAGCTCGCGGGCGTTGCGCAGGCCGGCCAGGCATTCGCCGCCCTGGGTGCAGGCAATGTGCCCGTGGCGGTTGGCCAGGAGCATGGCGTCCATGATCTGCTGCTCGGTGACGCGCACCACCTGAAAGGCGCGTGGGCCGCCTTTTTCCACAAAACGTTCGGCCAGACGGCGCACGCGGGGGAAGGACACGGGGTTGCCGATCATGGCGGCCTGGGCCACGCTGGGCTGCACTGTAACGGGCTGCCAGTGCCGCGAGGCGGCGGGAGCGTCATAGTAGCGCCAGACCGGATCGGCGTGTTCGGACTGCACGCCGAAGACGCGCGGCAGGGCCGTGATGATGCCGAGATCCAGCAGCTTGAGGAAGCCGGACATAATGGCCGTAATATTGCCCGCGTTGCCGATGGGCACAAAGAGGCAGAGGTCGGCCACATTCCAGCCGTACCACTGGGCGGTTTCGTAGGCGTAGGATTCCTGCCCCAGGATGCGCCAGCTGTTTTTGGAATTGAGCAGGGCCACGCGGTAATTTTCGGCCAGCAGCTCCACCACCTTCATGCAGTCGTCAAACACGCCGGGCAGTTCCAGCACGGTGGCCCCGCTGCCCAGCGGCTGGGAAAGCTGCTGGGGCGTCACCTTGCCGTGGGGCAGCAGCACCACGGATTTGAGGGGCGCGCCCACATAGGCGGCGTACAGGGCGGCAGCGGCGGAGGTATCGCCCGTGGAGGCGCAGACCGTGAGCACTTCGTCCCAGTTATGGCGGCGGCAGAGCCATTTGAGATAGCTGAAGGCGCAGGCCATGCCGCGGTCCTTAAAGGACGCGCTGGGGTTCTGGCCGTCGTTCTTGTAGGCAAAGGGCTGGCCCACGAGGGCGCGCAGGGCCGGAGCGGCCTCCACGATGGGGGTAAGGCCTTCGCCCAAGTAGACGATGTCGTCTTCTTCCAGCAGGGGAGCCAGCAGCTCATAGTAGCGAAAAATGCCGCGCAGGGCAGTGGTGCGGCTGGCGGCGCGGCTGTCGAAAAGCGTGCGCCATTCCTGCCCGCTGCGGGCTTTGAGCTGGTCAAAGTCAAGGTTTTCCAGCAGGAAGACGCCGCCGCACTGGGGGCAGGTGTAGAGCAGGCTGTCGCCGGGGTAACGGGCCCCGCAGTCCAGGCAGACATATTCCATACGGCCCCTGTAGGCCGGAAAATCCGCGGTCATGGTCCAACTCCTTTTACTGCAGCGTGCTGCAACTTATTTTTTGCCCTTGCGCCAGGTTTTTTCCGTGCCGGCGCGCAGGCGGGCGATATTTTCGCGGTGCTTCCAGACCACCAGGGCCCAGACGCAGAGAGCCAAGGGCAGCCAGGCCCATTGGCCGGTCAGGCAGAGACCCAGGGGCAGGGCCGTGACCAGGGCGAGCGAACCCAGGGAAACGTAGCCGCTTCGCCAGATAATCAGCACACACAGCAGGCTGGCGGCCAGCAGGGGCCAGAAGGCCAGGGGCAGGAACACGCCTATGCTGGTGGCCACGGCCTTGCCGCCCCTGAACCGCATGAAGCAGGAAAAAACGTGCCCCAGCACACAGGCCAGGGCCACGGCGCTCACAAACAGGGGCGCGGGGTTGACGCGCAGGGCCAGCCACACGGGCAGCGCGCCCTTGAGCACGTCGCAGGCCAGGGTGACCACGCCCCAGCCAAAGCCGCAGAGCCGGGCCACATTGGTGGCCCCGGTGTTGCGGCTGCCGTCCAGGCGCGGGTCCACCCCGCAAAAGGTTTTGGCGATGACCAGGCCCCAGGGCACGGAGCCAAGGGCATAGGCCAGGGCGATGCACAGCGCTTCCAGCATGGGGATTCTCCGCGCAGAGGTAAAAACGGGCTCACTCCGCCGTCATGGCTTCGAGGATCTGCATCTCGTTGTACAGGGGCTGCACCTTGCCCAGGCGCAGGCGCACGGCCATGCCGGGGCAGGCCCGTTCGTCAAAAAGCCGCCGTTTGCCGCGCACAAACATGCCCTGCTCCGGCAGGCTTACGCTGACCATGACGTCGTTTTCTTCCGTAATGACGCCGGGCCACCAGATTTTGTCGCCCTGCTGGCGGAAGTAGAGCAGCTTCCAGTAGCGCGGGCGGAAGCGCTGCACCTGGCCTACGGCGTCCAGCACGGGGTGCAGGGTCTGCAGCAGGGCGGCGAGGGCCTCCGTATCCCAGCGGGGACCGCCGGTGCGCAGAAAATGCACCAGTTGGGCTTCGTTGACAAGGTCGGGATAGCGCCTGAGGGGCGAGGTCATGGGCGTGTAGCGGGGCAGGCCCAGGGCCGCGTGGGGCCGGGGCTGCACCTCCAGGGCCGAGGGCGTGAGCGCCCGCATGACGCGGGTCATGTCTGCCGGGGCGGTCCACACGCCGGCGTATTCTTTGGGCAGGGCCACGTCCTGGGTGCGGTGGAGCAGGGGCAGGCCTGCTTTTTGTGCCAGTTCGGCCACGGCGGCGCTGGCCAGGATCATCATTTCCGCCACCAGCAGCTGGGCGTCCGGAGCGTGGTAGTCCAGGGCCACCTCCACCTGCGGGTCTGTGGCTGGGCCGTGCAGATGGATGACCGGTTCCGGCCGGTCCATGATCACTGCACCGGCGGCGATGCGCGCGGCCTGCCGCCGGCGGGCCAGGTCCAGGCCCAGAGCCAGCTGGTCGGCAAAGGGCGCGGCGGCGTTGTCCGGCAGGGGCGTTTGCGCTGCCTGCGCGTCCAGCACAGCCTGGCAGTCCTCGTAGTGCAGGTTGGCGGCCAGGCGCGCGCGGGCCGTAAAAATTTCGCAAGGACCGTAACTGCCGTTCGCGTCCACGCGCACCCGCACGCAGAAGGCCGGGCGATCCTCTCCGGCCTGCAGGGAATAGGCCCCGGTGCCCAGGCACTGGGGCAGCATGTGGCAGTCGCCTTCGGGCAGGTAAATGCTGCTGCCCCGGTGGAGCACAAGACGGTCCAGG contains the following coding sequences:
- a CDS encoding ribonuclease catalytic domain-containing protein, with the protein product MSECVRYPAPGCVVEYMEGNAVQIAMVTEEAGGRLRLLLPNRRETRLNASRLLPWLGPQQAAGLSREEAVRLLETHRETREAAAAAVPLMDAWELAQGEVESAPAPWFAELFASAPDVDAVAAWGRALLACKSHFRFQPPEFQVFSAEMAEKRAAEETARQEREALMAGGAAFFRLLWDVACKKRVLPPATGPGSEDWPDPHVARRLEETLRARMADPETQEHEALWRGLSKGLPDVPHLPLQLLMAWGKLPPHYNFWLDRADYAPGDTWWEPLTNEVQALGLAATGPEAAALPHCPLPFMSIDSASTRDVDDAFYVRATDDGLELTLALACPALCWEFGGPLDRLVLHRGSSIYLPEGDCHMLPQCLGTGAYSLQAGEDRPAFCVRVRVDANGSYGPCEIFTARARLAANLHYEDCQAVLDAQAAQTPLPDNAAAPFADQLALGLDLARRRQAARIAAGAVIMDRPEPVIHLHGPATDPQVEVALDYHAPDAQLLVAEMMILASAAVAELAQKAGLPLLHRTQDVALPKEYAGVWTAPADMTRVMRALTPSALEVQPRPHAALGLPRYTPMTSPLRRYPDLVNEAQLVHFLRTGGPRWDTEALAALLQTLHPVLDAVGQVQRFRPRYWKLLYFRQQGDKIWWPGVITEENDVMVSVSLPEQGMFVRGKRRLFDERACPGMAVRLRLGKVQPLYNEMQILEAMTAE
- the plsY gene encoding glycerol-3-phosphate 1-O-acyltransferase PlsY, translating into MLEALCIALAYALGSVPWGLVIAKTFCGVDPRLDGSRNTGATNVARLCGFGWGVVTLACDVLKGALPVWLALRVNPAPLFVSAVALACVLGHVFSCFMRFRGGKAVATSIGVFLPLAFWPLLAASLLCVLIIWRSGYVSLGSLALVTALPLGLCLTGQWAWLPLALCVWALVVWKHRENIARLRAGTEKTWRKGKK
- the thrC gene encoding threonine synthase, which translates into the protein MTADFPAYRGRMEYVCLDCGARYPGDSLLYTCPQCGGVFLLENLDFDQLKARSGQEWRTLFDSRAASRTTALRGIFRYYELLAPLLEEDDIVYLGEGLTPIVEAAPALRALVGQPFAYKNDGQNPSASFKDRGMACAFSYLKWLCRRHNWDEVLTVCASTGDTSAAAALYAAYVGAPLKSVVLLPHGKVTPQQLSQPLGSGATVLELPGVFDDCMKVVELLAENYRVALLNSKNSWRILGQESYAYETAQWYGWNVADLCLFVPIGNAGNITAIMSGFLKLLDLGIITALPRVFGVQSEHADPVWRYYDAPAASRHWQPVTVQPSVAQAAMIGNPVSFPRVRRLAERFVEKGGPRAFQVVRVTEQQIMDAMLLANRHGHIACTQGGECLAGLRNARELGLMNDNEHALLDATAHALKFSGFQDMYFSDSFPPAYGVTPDKSLANRPELLLPEAERQDCSLEDFTRKGAAAVVRRLGLQKKG